A single genomic interval of Homalodisca vitripennis isolate AUS2020 unplaced genomic scaffold, UT_GWSS_2.1 ScUCBcl_1533;HRSCAF=5270, whole genome shotgun sequence harbors:
- the LOC124371502 gene encoding eukaryotic translation initiation factor 3 subunit C-like: MPTLSEMFQMEKSSVHSIISKMIINEELMASLDDPTQTVVMHRSEPSRLQSLALQLADKVNNLVESNERIFEMKQGKLLPAWWKPRTVPTELQPTRPRLGSTEA; this comes from the exons ATGCCCACTCTCTCGGAGATGTTCCAGATGGAGAAGTCCAGTGTTCATTCCATCATCAGTAAAATGATAATCAATGAGGAGTTGATg GCTTCTCTAGACGACCCGACCCAAACAGTGGTGATGCATCGCAGTGAACCCAGTCGCCTGCAGTCCCTGGCCTTACAGCTGGCCGACAAGGTCAACAACCTCGTGGAGTCCAACGAGAGAATATTCGAGATGAAGCAAG GAAAACTTCTTCCTGCGTGGTGGAAACCAAGGACAGTTCCGACAGAACTACAACCGACCCGGCCAAGATTGGGGTCGACAGAGGCGTGA